One Deltaproteobacteria bacterium DNA window includes the following coding sequences:
- a CDS encoding four helix bundle protein, with the protein MKYTRFEDVPVWQDAIQLAEEVYALTDSKAWKGSWSLRDQIERAVLSISNNVAEGFERGTTNELIAFLYISRGSAGEVRSMLCFIERLRWGRDLKSQISDLKSKAESCSRQLRAWADHLQNSEIKGQRHLTDQSRKGYVAAKEAEVFERDLLKHLPPGHPLRKRDSE; encoded by the coding sequence ATGAAATACACCCGGTTTGAAGATGTCCCTGTGTGGCAGGATGCCATACAACTGGCAGAGGAGGTGTATGCCCTTACAGACAGCAAGGCATGGAAGGGGAGCTGGAGCCTTCGCGACCAGATCGAGCGGGCGGTGCTCAGCATCTCGAATAATGTGGCCGAGGGGTTCGAGCGCGGGACAACCAATGAACTGATTGCCTTTTTGTATATCTCGCGCGGCTCGGCAGGCGAGGTTCGGTCCATGCTATGCTTTATCGAGCGCCTCCGATGGGGCAGAGATTTGAAATCTCAGATCTCAGATTTGAAATCAAAGGCAGAGAGCTGTTCACGGCAACTGCGGGCGTGGGCCGATCATTTACAGAACAGCGAGATCAAGGGTCAGCGCCATCTCACGGACCAATCCCGAAAAGGTTATGTGGCGGCGAAAGAGGCCGAGGTTTTTGAACGGGATCTGCTGAAACACCTCCCGCCCGGTCATCCTTTGCGGAAGAGGGATTCGGAATGA
- a CDS encoding dihydrodipicolinate synthase family protein codes for MEALTAPRGLIVELVTPFTGNREIDGKSLARLLARVSSSAQGVFLAGPHAGDGTALSPRLRADLLKQTILALDRDPVPIFIWITQESEEKTRETLLALSQTVKAHPRRAGLFYVDTPLYYHSNRGLPDLYRELCLLGGGPFILHNDPELIKGLTIPFKRNDIRTAILKELAGFEGISGLIFSGSLDRAHNYQRACRQRLDFRIYDGDESRFLDHPSRSGVVSEGANLAPAAWGRIVQSSLQTSTDGSDYPDRLQQIWETGGCLRRMRDIYADVPSTIIKDVLADMGIMEPPVQTPENIEEVRTALRELMDQLG; via the coding sequence ATGGAGGCCTTAACCGCGCCGCGCGGACTCATCGTTGAGCTGGTTACCCCGTTTACGGGGAATAGAGAAATCGATGGAAAGAGTCTTGCAAGACTCCTTGCCCGGGTTTCTTCCTCTGCCCAGGGGGTATTTCTGGCCGGCCCCCATGCGGGCGACGGCACAGCCCTCTCCCCCCGGCTGAGGGCGGACCTGCTGAAACAAACGATCCTCGCCCTGGACAGAGACCCTGTTCCGATCTTCATCTGGATTACCCAGGAGAGTGAAGAAAAGACCAGGGAGACCCTCCTGGCCCTGAGCCAGACGGTTAAAGCCCACCCGCGTCGGGCCGGTCTTTTCTATGTGGACACACCCCTTTATTATCACAGCAACCGGGGACTTCCGGATCTTTATAGAGAGCTTTGTCTCCTGGGGGGCGGACCCTTTATCCTTCATAACGACCCGGAGTTGATTAAGGGACTGACCATACCCTTCAAGCGAAACGACATCCGTACTGCCATCCTTAAAGAACTCGCCGGATTTGAGGGCATTTCAGGCCTGATATTTTCCGGGTCTCTGGACAGGGCCCACAACTATCAGAGGGCATGCAGGCAACGGCTCGATTTCAGGATCTACGATGGCGACGAATCCCGTTTTCTGGACCACCCGAGCCGGAGCGGTGTCGTGTCCGAAGGCGCCAATCTGGCCCCGGCCGCCTGGGGGAGGATCGTGCAATCTTCCCTTCAGACATCTACCGACGGATCCGACTACCCCGACCGCCTGCAGCAGATCTGGGAGACAGGGGGCTGCCTGCGGAGAATGCGGGACATCTATGCCGATGTCCCGTCCACCATTATCAAAGATGTCCTTGCGGACATGGGAATCATGGAGCCGCCCGTGCAGACCCCGGAGAACATCGAAGAGGTCCGGACGGCCTTAAGGGAATTAATGGACCAGTTGGGATAA